A genomic window from Pecten maximus chromosome 4, xPecMax1.1, whole genome shotgun sequence includes:
- the LOC117326151 gene encoding glycoprotein 3-alpha-L-fucosyltransferase A-like: MKRVSVSCVRWLPTLLPVIVGVWFLILICIVYRTNFSHRHISLQKRISETYIFDIEYDSTKHTENTIFHVEPWNYDYDSDDETFTTPLPQSAVSTPSSPSTSNKITTQPSPEISSTMPVRKLVQTTNSPGRTFKKMVTSDLFYSKFADEFDHDKPHDIMDLLPDRTNILDISTPGKEFRKYNAGRIVHQLNHMSSEYNSTNVKVIYLSGNKGYWHHTPGMSAFEQCHINACTITYDAKQGPNADALVFSNPGQLPRKPPFRRKSPKQIWVISMIESPMNTKMLKNYNGLFNWTMTYRTNSVIETPYFKYQKYKNSFIKPNAEINYAKGKTKKVAWMVSNCIMSRSGRISYAKNLAKHIEVDIYGACGTKSCPKKEDKKCLHMLETDYKFYLAFENTKCLDYVTEKAVKALENKVIPVVLGASKATYQSILPTGSFIHVEDFRSPEELAQHLHRLDKNDTMYNEYFRWREQGEFIETKPWCRLCGLLHEPLLPPVWYDNIENWWRPKNVCIDKSDWTDKKAS, from the exons ATGAAACGAGTGTCTGTGTCGTGTGTTAGATGGTTACCAACACTCCTACCTGTAATTGTGGGTGTTTGGTTTTTAATTCTCATTTGCATTGTCTATAGAACAAATTTTTCACACAGACACATATCTTTACAAAAAAGGATTTCGGAAACGTACATTTTCGATATTGAATACGATTCAACAAAACATACTGAAAATACTATTTTTCACGTGGAACCGTGGAATTATGATTATGACTCGGACGATGAAACATTTACAACTCCATTGCCGCAAAGTGCTGTGTCAACTCCATCATCTCCGTCGACATCTAATAAAATAACAACGCAACCTTCTCCGGAAATATCAAGCACAATGCCAGTTCGGAAACTTGTGCAAACCACTAATTCCCCAGGAAGGACGTTCAAGAAAATGGTGACATctgatttgttttattcaaagttCGCCGACGAATTTGATCATGATAAACCTCatgacataatggatcttcTACCTGATCGGACAAACATCTTAGACATTTCAACTCCTGGTAAAGAATTCAGAAAATATAACGCCGGACGAATTGTACATCAATTAAACCACATGTCAAGCGAGTATAACTCCaccaatgtcaaggtcatatatcTCTCTGGTAACAAAGGTTATTGGCACCATACTCCAGGAATGTCAGCGTTTGAGCAGTGTCATATAAACGCTTGTACGATAACATACGATGCAAAGCAGGGACCAAACGCTGACGCGTTGGTGTTTAGCAATCCAGGACAACTTCCACGGAAACCCCCATTTCGGAGGAAGTCTCCGAAACAAATATGGGTGATATCTATGATTGAAAGCCCAATGAATACGAAGATGCTGAAAAATTATAACGGATTGTTTAATTGGACCATGACATACCGAACGAATTCAGTGATAGAAACACCGTATTttaaatatcagaaatataaaaacagttttatcaAGCCAAATGCGGAGATAAATTATGCCAAAGGAAAGACTAAAAAGGTTGCATGGATGGTTTCCAACTGTATAATGTCAAGAAGTGGCAGGATAAGCTATGCTAAAAATCTTGCAAAACATATTGAAGTAGATATCTATGGCGCATGCGGAACAAAAAGTTGTCCCAAGAAAGAGGATAAAAAGTGTTTACACATGCTTGAGACTGATTACAAATTTTACCTGGCGTTCGAAAACACCAAATGTCTGGATTACGTCACAGAAAAGGCCGTTAAAGCACTAGA aaataaggTGATACCAGTGGTGTTAGGTGCTTCGAAGGCCACGTATCAGTCAATTCTTCCAACCGGATCTTTCATTCATGTGGAGGACTTCCGCTCTCCAGAGGAACTTGCGCAACATTTACACCgattggataaaaatgataccaTGTACAATGAGTACTTCCGGTGGCGTGAGCAAGGAGAGTTCATAGAAACAAAACCATGGTGTCGCTTATGTGGACTTCTCCATGAACCTCTCCTACCGCCCGTGTGGTATGATAACATCGAAAACTGGTGGCGGCCAAAGAATGTTTGTATCGACAAATCTGATTGGACAGATAAGAAAGCGTCCTAA
- the LOC117326150 gene encoding COP9 signalosome complex subunit 5, producing the protein MAAMDSKNALKTWEFSNNMESVNSHDEIYRYDKQQQQDILTAKPWEKDPHYFKHIKISALALLKMVMHARSGGNLEVMGLLLGKVDGNTMIVMDSFALPVEGTETRVNAQAQAYEYMAAYTESAKQVGRLENAIGWYHSHPGYGCWLSGIDVSTQMLNQQFQEPFVAIVVDPVRTISAGKVNIGAFRTYPKGYKPPDESPSEYQSIPLNKIEDFGVHCKQYYALDVSYFKSALDRKLLESLWNKYWVNTLSSSSLLTNADYTTGQIFDLADKLEQSEVQLGRGGFMLGMDSHEKKSEDKLMKATKDGCKPTMESIHGLMSQVIKDRLFNRVHLAK; encoded by the exons ATGGCCGCAATGGATTCTAAAAACGCATTGAAGACATGGGAGTTCAGCAATAACATGGAAAGTGTCAACTCACATGACGAAATATACAGATATGACAAGCAACAACAACAGGACATTTTAACAGCAAAACCATGGGAGAAGGA TCCTCACTACTTCAAACATATAAAGATCTCTGCCCTTGCCCTTCTGAAGATGGTTATGCATGCAAGGTCAGGGGGCAACCTAGAGGTCATGGGTCTTCTGTTGGGAAAGGTTGATGGTAACACTATGATTGTAATGGATAGTTTTGCTCTGCCGGTCGAGGGAACAGAGACACGAGTCAACGCCCAGGCACAGGCTTATGAATATATGGCTGCTTACACAGAGTCAGCTAAACAG GTTGGAAGATTGGAGAATGCCATTGGCTGGTACCACAGTCACCCTGGATACGGATGCTGGTTGTCAGGGATAGACGTCAGTACACAGATGTTGAATCAGCAGTTCCAGGAACCGTTTGTTGCCATTGTG GTGGACCCTGTAAGAACTATATCAGCCGGCAAGGTCAATATAGGAGCCTTCAGAACCTATCCTAAA GGATATAAGCCTCCGGATGAAAGTCCCTCTGAATACCAGTCCATTCCATTAAACAAGATAGAAGACTTTGGTGTCCATTGTAAACA GTACTATGCCCTAGATGTTTCCTATTTCAAGTCTGCCCTAGATAGAAAACTCCTTGAATCTCTCTGGAATAAGTACTGGGTGAATACTCTAAGCTCATCCAGTCTACTCACA AATGCAGATTACACGACTGGTCAAATTTTTGACCTAGCTGACAAGCTAGAACAGTCCGAGGTCCAGCTTGGTCGTGGAGGATTCATGCTTGGTATGGACTCGCACGAGAAAAAGTCGGAGGATAAATTAATGAAAGCAACGAAAGATGG GTGTAAACCCACGATGGAGTCTATCCATGGTCTGATGTCTCAGGTGATCAAAGACAGACTTTTCAACAGGGTTCACCTCGCTAAATGA